The genomic region tctttctttccctctctctgtctctctctgtctgtctacctgtctttccctctctctgtctctctctgtctccccatctctctctctccccatctctctctgtctcctccccccttccctctctctctctgtgccacaGTGCAGTAGGAGATTTCCAGGTGGATGATAAGACCAAGGCCCTACTTCGCTACAATGGGGATGTGACCTGGATCCCTCCGGCCATCTTCAAGAGCTCTTGCAAGATTGACGTCACCTACTTCCCCTTTGACTACCAGAACTGCACCATGAAGTTTGGCTCCTGGACGTACGACAAGGCCAAGATAGACCTAGTTCTGATTGGGTCCACCATCAACCTCCATGACTTCtgggagagtggagagtggacGATCATCAACGCCCCGGGTTACAAACACGACATCAAGTACAACTGCTGTGAGGAGATCTACACAGACATCACCTACTCCCTGTACATCAGACGGCTGCCTCTCTTCTACACCATCAACATGATCATCCCCTGTCTGCTCATCTCCTTTCTCACTGTGCTGGTCTTCTACCTGCCTTCTGACTGTGGGGAGAAGATCACTCTATGTAtctccgtcctcctctctctcactgtgttccTCCTGGTCATCACCGAAACCATCCCGTCTACGTCGCTGGTCATCCCCCTCATCGGGGAGTACCTCCTCTTCACCATGATCTTCGTCACCCTCTCCATTGTCATCACTGTGTTTGTGCTGAACGTGCACTACCGCACGCCCAAGACCCACACCATGCCGTGCTGGGTGCGCAACGTCTTCCTGGGGCTTCTACCCAGGGTGATGTTCATGACCCGGCCGGAGAGGGACCCTGAGAGGCTGCCTGAGCCTGGGGGGGTGGTTCAGCAGCTGATGCCCCCAGCCTCGCGGCCCTGTGTGGTCCACACCACAGGCACCCTGCAGGGGCAGCAGAAGCCCCAGGCCCTGGTCTCCACCGTGGCTGCCAGTGTGCTCCCGAGCCTGGCCCAGCGACAGCGCCTCTTCATCAGCACGGAGCTCACCAACCTCAATAACCTTAGccttggtggtggtgggggtggtgactCGGTCAATGCGGGCTCCAGCTTCCTGTGTCGCGAGGGCCGCTGCAACTGCTGCTGGCGCCAGAGGTCCACCAAGCTGCCCACAGAGACGGGAGGAGGGGGTGGCGGGGTGGGGAGCATCGGGACCTTTAGTGGAGGAGGGGCTGCTGGGATTGGGGGGGTCTGTGGAGGCGGTGGAAGCTCCTGCTCCAGCTCAGAGTCTCTGGATGGCAGGCTGATGACCCTGTCCCCTCACTTCTCACCGGAGGTCAGGGAGGCCATGGAAAGTGTCAAGTACATCGCCGAAAACATGAGAATACAGAACGAAGCCAAGGAGGTAAGTCGAGACGTATCACATGTATATCATTCACAATAGCTAAGAAAATATTTAAGGTCTATATCTACGATTTAGTGTCTCTGACAACTGTCTTTCAGGTCCAGGACGACTGGAAGTACGTTGCCATGGTGATCGACAGGATTTTCCTGTGGGTGTTCATCTTGGTGTGTATCCTGGGGACCGCTGGGCTCTTTATCCAGCCCCTCCTATTGTTCGATATGTGACCCACTCATACACACAGCAATTACATAGAGACTGAGTGTTTTAAATCATACATATACAGTCACTTTGTGTGTCGCCCAGTGATGCAGACCAAAGAAGCTGAGACAAACCAATACTGTGAACGGAAGGGAACCAGATTATGGAGGAAGGCAAGCTGCTGCCAGCTGTTCCATGTCACTTCTTTGTATGTAGATATGTTTCTGATTGCTAAAGTGTGGTGTAGTATTGATCTCTTAGTTGCTAAGGACCAGACTGAAACAATGGCAACGTATAACTCTGCACTGCTGCCTACCCATTCCCTTATGTTTGCTCTGTGTAAATTACTTCATCATAGTGTCACTTGATTATGACTGGCACAAAGAAACACACTATCGTCAACAAAAGGACCGTGGCTAAAGGAACATCTATTGGACCTAAGGATCCCAAACATGTACATAGCAATGACTGCTTAAAGGGGCTTTCCAAAAGTACACAAGTATCTCAAGTCAATATCACAGCTTATTGAATTCATATCATGTTTTCAAATGTTGAACATCACTGAGTCATTTTGACTTTGTTTATTTGTGAAATATTCATGTCTTCTATAAACTTACTGTGTGTTCTTATTTACAgctatacagtaccattcaaatcTGATTCTAATGATCATTAAGATTTCAATGAACCACAGTGTCACATAATATACGGATAAGCTATTCATAGAAATCACAAACTGGTGAACATTAAATGGCTATGATGCAAGATGGGTAACTTTATTACACCATGTGGGTGAATGTGGAAAAACTCTGAGTGACCTGAAATGCTTTTCATTGTGCTGTGAGGGGTGACACCATGTGGTTATTATCTGCTACTACAAGTGACAGCAATATGATCCAGTGGTCACTACCGTATGTCTGCAAGCAAAGACACAAGATTTTGTGTCTTCATTTTGCGTTTTTAATTTGGTTTGGCGAAGCGCTCCATTTGGACGACTTTGAAAACAGCTCTCCAAAGGCTCTTTCAACAGAAACGTCTGTCTGCCATGATCCATGGTCATTGGATGAAGTGACTTCTGAAGAGGAGTGAACACATGCTAACCTACCTGTAAACTCATTGCATTCCCAAATCGATATTTCTCTCCCTTATGAAAATTGAGTTTGGAGGTCCAGCTGGCAGGCAGGATGTAGATGTGATTATCAGTAGCAGCAAGGCCATGTAGAGGTTGGATTACATCCTCGCTGCCTGCCAGCCTGCCTaccatccctgcctctctagctccctgcctgcctcccctctctgCCCCGGGCCCCCTTCAGCTTTATTGGATCACAATCAATATGGAGACCTGGTGATGAAGTACATCATTAGTCTGGGGCCTGGGCTACGGTCTTCATCTCACCATCCTATCGCTATGCCAAAGAGCATTTCTCCTGCTTTAACTTGAAACTACTTATACTCTCTGTTAATAAGGAGGATGTGGTTGAGATCTCTTGTTATGTTGTACCATCATTCAAAAACCAGTTTGGTGTACAAGAGGAGGATATTCACAGTTAGGAGTTATATATATCTATGGCCTGTGGTATCTATGATAGAGTGATACATTTAAAAGAGGATTTTTGGGGAGCGTTTCAATCCTACATTTAGGCGGACCTGGAATCTCTGGATGTTGTTTCTgttgctgtatgttgtagtcaGTAAACTGTAATCAGATTGTCACTGTGAATCTTAACTGGATGTTAGCCAggacagtcacatactgtagtacTCCATAACGTCTGATAACATTCCCTCTGCTGATTGATTGAATTAAAGCTCACTCAGGGCTCATTTAAGTGAACTAGTTATCCGAGGGGGAGATCTGTAACAGACACAGTATTCAAGACTGAAGGTTGTGGGGGGTTGAGTGCATTTATGGAAGAGAGATGGTTCCATGTCTGAGTAACCTTGTCTGAGACCTGAAGATTTGCATTGCATGCAGGTGACCCGCGTTCTGTCCCTGTTGGTCACACTTAAGAATCGTCCCATTGTTTTTGTCCCTATAATATCATTTCGCATACTTTCATTTGAGAAGAAAGCATGAGAAACTTGAGAAGAGAGCAAGTTGAGATCATTGATTCCATGCACCTGTTGATCTTTTGAGTTATGCATGGTCAATGTTAAATAATACATATCATCCTCCAGGTCTGTGGTGCAAACATATCTTCTAGCTGCTACAGTCCTACAAATACAGGAAATGACATCATTCGTATTCACTATTCTCAGTTAAGATGTCTCAAATAAAAAGAACCCCATCTAGTTTCAGGTCCATACCACAAATACACAAGTGTTGTGTCtttgctatgccggattaagtgatatgacatgctattttataaaataatttctctgcaattaatattacctgattaaactaatcatgtaaatgtaattaactaggaaatcGGGGCGCCACGGAAGAATGTCTATAGAGCTGttgtcttccgaataaactcttaaagacctgggAATCTTTTATGTCAATAGCAGTCAATtgttaatcgtcaccttattcagtctcatctgaaaatcgtaaaattcttggttatcttcacaaaccctggctaacaagttgaatcagcaatacaaattttggtttaattatttatttactaaataatcacacagaattacatatacacaggatagatcatacattgattactaattatgtcatacaagaaaacgtccctagtggacagaaccgatatgacggctggttacacaaagaaagagggttgggtttgaatgaaagcGCGGAAAGACTAAGGAACAAAAGGATTGGGTCTCTATCGGACCTCAtgaagctatgctatcgtaaatacagaatcgtatgcattctaaataagcagccatttggaaaaggaaaatgcaggaaatatttactctgagctgcgcttcgattGATTGGTCGTAGATAGAAGGCTGGGTTGCCCAGCAGAGATTTcccttgtcctttgaagaatgtcttgTGGTAAAACGAATACGTTGTAGTACCCTGTCTTTCTGAAGAGATTGTCTGTCCTTTCCTAGCACACAtttacagctgctgctgctgctaactcgacgtctaggatgtatcacttctttagtgaataagagttcaaagttcataccagtTGCCATACTataagctcatgctatattctggctggtatagtcgaaattcatccttccAGCGTGTCAATCATCACCTCCACGTTGAAATTCGCCCTTCTAAACGTATGGACATCAGTCCTCATGTCCCCGGGAACACAATGTTAATTTCGTTAGGTTGTAGTCGTTCAACCATTCGCAACcagagctcacgctgaggttggcttagttctgtagttgatatTAGCCCTTTTAAACGTATGTACAGCAGTCCTCACATCATTcacaaccaatgtctgttcacatgggcggggccactgagtgAGCATAGTTCACTTATGAAAACAATTCTCTAATTTAgtagctaaaattacatttaatcttttcacaaatagtttcatatttaaacatttaaattgcacaacaattccatgtgaatctgatgactagaatgtgtagactttccaggatacagtttatgtcatcctatcattagtaataatgtctcagacgacaactgatctgacatcatatccTTTAAGTATCAACAGATcatttcaactggttggattaccaaaATATGCTTCTGTTCCCCACCCTTTTGATGTTAAGAAAGGGCTTTCTAAGAGTCCAatctgtagagtagagagagaaaagggggaagtGTATTTATGGGTGTCATAAACCTCACcaacagggcaacgtcatgacacaagGTAGAACGAGTCAACCAACAAGTGTTTCAACAAGACTTGAACACAATGATAATTTTCATCCTCATCCTGTGTGAGTATATTTATGAAAATTACCCTGATATTGATTTAGTTTTAATTGAATTCAAATGTATTTTCCATTTTGCTATTTAAATTAGTCTATGTTGTATTTTTTGAATGTATTTTCTCTTCTAAGGTGCCTTATCAAGAGAGGCCATGGTCCAAACCACAGGCAGGTCAAAGTCCATTCATTATTGAAGATGATTGAATTCTCGTTTAGATAATTACATTATGATACGCTACACATAAATTATTTACATATTGCAGatattttatgccccaaatactTTTTATTTTCTCAAATATTAGCCAAGAAGATGGTTCCAGCAACgatctataggactactacaggaaCAATAATGGAGGGAAGTGACCTCGTGGTAAAATGTAGTACACATGGGCGCAAGGAAGACAAAGTGGCATATGTTTACTTGTGCATTAACGGGGTTGCAGTGGAACAGAAGAAAACTATACAAGAAGACACCTTTTTCACCATGAAAAGTGTTACTGGCCAACAGACTGGCAATTACAGCTGTGTGTTCTCTAAAACCCAGTATTCATTCTCTGAAGTGCAGGGAAAAGGAGATAATTATCTTTCCATCCAGGTGATGGGTAAGGATATTTTTACTGTCTGGATAGGTCATTGCTGTTAGACATTATTTGACacacactaagtgtacaaaacattaggaacaccttcctagtattgagttgcacaccccttgccctcagaatagcctcacttcgtctgggcatggactctataagTTGTCGAAacattctacagggatgctggcccatgttgactccaatgcttcccacagttgtgtcaagttgcctggatgtcctttgggtggtgcaccattcttgatacacacgagaaactgttgagtgtgaaaaacttagcagtgttgcagttcttgactcactcaaaccggtgtgcctggcacctactaccattaccctttcaaaggctcttaaatattttgtattgcccattcaccctctgaatggcacacatacacaatccatgtctgaatTGTCACAAGGcttaaaaaatccttctttaacctgtctcctccctttcatctacactgattgaagtggatttaacaagtgacataaatgagggatcatagttttcacctggattcacctggtcagtctatgtcatggaaagagcaggtgtccttaatgttttgtacactcagtgtatattgataTACTATCCCTTTCAACGTTTTTGATACAAGTATATTTCAATGTGGCTGCAAACGTATTTTACACCTTAACTGATTCCTGTCTCTTCCTGCTCATACAGACCGTATACTCCCTGCAGACATATCACTTGCAGGCTCAAGAACTGTGAGAAAGGGAGATGGTGTAGAGTTAAAGTGTACTATTTCAGACCCCAGTTTTCAAACAAAAAATACCAGTGACTTAGTTCACGCTTACCTCTGCAAGTATGGCTCTGTTGTTCAGATCCAGGTGTTTGATGTAAAGCGCACGGAGGTAACCTTTACGATTAAAAGTTTTAATAAGAACGACGCAGGTAACTACAGTTGTGTGATTGATCTGCAATCAAAAACCCTCAAAGATAAAGACAGAACATTATATGGAAATAATGCAGTATTTCTACAGGTTGATGGTAAGAATGTATGGTGTTTTTCTAAATACATAATTAAATAATATAGTCACTTCATACATAACTAGTTAATAACTAGTGTTATTAGAAAGTCATTGTTGATGGTTCATGGTTGCAGTACGTTGTTACTCTAGAAATGAGATGTATAACGACATGTCTGTTCTGCTTTCCAGTGTCCTGGAGTCACTTAATCACACCGGTTGTGTTCTGCATCTGTTTTCTTCTGATCTTATCACTGATAGTGGGCATATGGTGGCTGTTCATTAAACAAGGTCAGGTCATTTAACATGGACGTTACTCTGGATATCCTGGTCTAATTCATATAGAATCATGTTTATCAAACTAATACATCCCATATCTGGATTGAATGAACTGTCTGGAGCTTTTCTAATATCATTGTTATGGTAGTTAACTTGAGGTTAACCAATAATGTTACATTTCATTTTTGTGCCACTGACTGGGGAGGGTGATTGTACGTGTGTTTTTTAAGCTCTCACCGATAAAACTATTGTTCTATTAACAAACATTTATTTCCCATTCTGggatatttctttgttttagacGGAACCTCAAATGTGGAGGAAAAATCCAGGTAGGAAAATCATGTATCtttgacattttattttattttatgaaaATTCTTTCATTGTATCTATTTGTATTAGTTTCTTTGAATATAACTGTCACAGACTACATTCTGTATTTATACTGTAATGAAGCAATGGAGAAACACAAAGTTGTTAAATTACTTAAATACAAAAGCAATAATGCAAAGTGTGCTGCATCTATATAAATGTGTGTATGAATAAGATTAATATTTAACGGAATATGACAATCTAATAACCACAACCAATGTATAATACACTGTATCTTGTTTATTTGTCAGTGATGAATTTGCCCATGACAGTGTGGCCGGTAAGATAATATTTATTTAGTTTGGATAATGGTTAGCTGCATTAACTATGCTTTAAATTAAATATAAGTGTGTTTTAAAATTCTAACCATGCTGATAGTAAGTAAATGGTCATGAAATTTGTTTCAGTGCCTTGTGTTAAAACAGGAGTTTATTTCTTATTTTAAAATCTAATTGTAGTCTTCTTATCCCCCAAACAGGTGGGGAGGAGTACCAGGATGTGGGTGAGAAATGTTTAGATAATATGATGCTGCACAAACATTTACGAATTATGATGTCAATTAAAAATAGCTATGTTTTTTCATTCTTACATTTGCAACACTGGgtaaatgtaaataaacaaatatatagatatttttagcATCTTGATTAAAAAAAGGTTATTTAAATACATTGCTTTAATTAGAAAATGAGATGTGTCATCTTCTAATCTCCCAAACATGTGATACAACATACCAACATTTGGGTGAGAAATGCTTAGATAATGACGTTTTAAAATATtatgataataatgataatttAAAATTGAAATAGGTATGTTTTTCTGATACTGGGTAAATGGTCATGACTGAAATAATATGCCACGCCTTGAGTGAAAATAATGAACATCTTAACATCTTCTAATCAGGTGATGAGATTGGTACAAAACATGACATGGGTGAGAAATTCTTAGATATTATGAAGCTCCATAGAAATGCAATGATTATATTGTGATATTTACAGTACTGGGTAAATGGTGATGTAACTGACTTCAGGGCCTTGGGTGATTTTTTTTGCTGAATAACATGTtttaattaaatatatttaaCTTCCATCTTCTTATCTCCGAAACAGTGGATATCACGTACCAAGATATTCTGGTGAGCTGTGAGTTCCAAATGAGCTTTGACTAATGATAACTAATGATTATGTTGACTCTTGGTCATAGAGGCTACAGGTCTAGACTCAATTTCTTCCTCTTTTACTTTTTCACACCTTTTGTAATTTTATATTTCAGGTTGAAACACGGAAAATTAAACACGTTATAGCACATATTCGAGGTGAGTTCAATATTTtgaaatagtaataatagtaagtTAGGTGCACTTTTGGGGATTTCCATACGTCAGGCAGAACGAGTCAGGTTTTGTTTCACGGTATCTATCTCACCATGCAAAATATCTTGTCTCGCTTTCTATGTCAATGGTGTAATTTCTGATGGTTAGACACGTAAGTAGTTTGCATAGGAAACCACAGATGCATTCAGTCACATTCTTGCTAGTCTTTGTACTTCACATAAAGCAACCCAAGATAAGAATGGTTAACATCATGATCTGGGTATATATCCTCTGTGCAGAGAATACAGACTTGAGACCTTCTCCTCAGAGCTGCAGTGTATCTTGTGGCGTACACTCTCCAATTCCCCATTGCTTCTGTGATAAACCTATTTAATCATTGTCTTAATGTCATTGTCCCACCTCATCTTGGATGCTATTATATCCTGAAAACTGAAATATTTCTGATATAAGAATGAACACACAGCTGTAATCTAATGTGACGAAGGATTTGTTGGACCGGATATCATATGTTGGGGACTTTTCATCCACAGATGCAGCAAATCAAGGCCCATATACAGAGGTTGTGTATGCCAAGTCATGCAAGAAGAAAAGACGTCATCAATACATGCCTTAATCATTATTAGATCTGCATTATTTCAAAGCAGTACTGCATGTGTACTTCATGGTTTACAGTATCTATAATTATGTATTTTATGTATTGTGTATTCAATGCGTGTCTTGTGTTGGACTACTCCCTGCATGTCCAAGTTGACGACGATGCCAAATTGTTTTGTGACCTGACATTTGCGGTGCATTGTATTATATCTTCAGTGGAAGTAATAAGCATTTTTTGGAGTCATTTTGAAGTACCACATGAAGTATTATTGCTGGATATACTATTGCATTCTCcctcataaaaaaatattttgcaatgTTCTCAAACTGGGAATGTGGTATACTTCTTTATTGGAACTGAAAACAAATGCAATCATTTTATAGGCACAGTTTCAGTTGGCACAGTAGTTTAGAAAATCACCCTTGATAGCAAGGAAGACTGTGGGCTCACTTGGTCGAACCAATAATGTAAGGCTGTCACCCATTCTACAGTCCCCCTCTAAAACATGCAAGGATACATTGTAGTTTAAAATAAGCCATTCTTAAATATGTGAATCTTAgacagttttttgtttttttacttttATGCAGCTTAAAAGCCCAGTGataaataatacatatattaacGTATGGCTTTATATTTGCATATTCACTGATGTACCACATAGACATAGTCCAACTGCAACCTACGGACAATTATATCAGGAAATTAGACTGGCACTGCAAGGCTAATCATTAATTCCACGGTATCAGACACGTTTCAATGTTGCTGATGTGAACACCATAACAATGAAGATGAGGTCAGAGGACTGATGTGTTTCTTCAAAATGAGCTGCCTAGGACTAGGCCTCAGCTCTGTGATGAAACTTTGCATGAAGGTTAGACGCTTCTAATTTGGTCCTATACAGTATCCCATAATTCACATAGCTACATGGTTATAGACACAGTATGTTATGTGTGAAAACATCACAACAGGCTGAAGATCACACCATGAGTCCTATCTTATTCATAATATGTGAGTATTTTCACAGTATTGATCAAGGTAAAGCATACATTTGGTCTAATTTTATTGTCAATAATCAACCTGGGTGTACCAACTGTTATCTCTAATTGTTTCTAAATACAGCTTTACTGGTTAACTTGGCAGAGACAGGTACACTTACATCATTTAATTCTAAAACACAAATAGTCAAATCTGTCATTTTATTAGCTAATGTCTGAGAAGATTCATTGTGAACATTGGAACTTGTGAGACATACA from Salvelinus fontinalis isolate EN_2023a chromosome 35, ASM2944872v1, whole genome shotgun sequence harbors:
- the LOC129834427 gene encoding neuronal acetylcholine receptor subunit alpha-3-like; its protein translation is MNAHFFLFFSILSGGSCSEAEHRLFSVIFSSYNQYIRPVENVSDPVIVQFEVSMSQLVKVDEVNQIMETNLWLRHIWNDYKLRWDPKDFGGVEFIRVPSSRIWKPDIVLYNNAVGDFQVDDKTKALLRYNGDVTWIPPAIFKSSCKIDVTYFPFDYQNCTMKFGSWTYDKAKIDLVLIGSTINLHDFWESGEWTIINAPGYKHDIKYNCCEEIYTDITYSLYIRRLPLFYTINMIIPCLLISFLTVLVFYLPSDCGEKITLCISVLLSLTVFLLVITETIPSTSLVIPLIGEYLLFTMIFVTLSIVITVFVLNVHYRTPKTHTMPCWVRNVFLGLLPRVMFMTRPERDPERLPEPGGVVQQLMPPASRPCVVHTTGTLQGQQKPQALVSTVAASVLPSLAQRQRLFISTELTNLNNLSLGGGGGGDSVNAGSSFLCREGRCNCCWRQRSTKLPTETGGGGGGVGSIGTFSGGGAAGIGGVCGGGGSSCSSSESLDGRLMTLSPHFSPEVREAMESVKYIAENMRIQNEAKEVQDDWKYVAMVIDRIFLWVFILVCILGTAGLFIQPLLLFDM